A window from Longibacter salinarum encodes these proteins:
- a CDS encoding metallophosphoesterase family protein — protein MIRLLHLADVHLDTAFEGRTAELRKHLRESLRTAFERAVDLAIGEPVDVVVIAGDLFDDDRLSFATEAFLVEQCERLDGAGIPVIYSTGNHDPGGSSYRASRIDWPETFMYVDDTEPETIDLTGPDGSVVGCVTAAGHASTRESANLAATFPERSEADLPHIGVLHAHVTSAAQVDAHDRYAPCSVDDLEASNYDYWALGHIHQRQPVNDERTAWYCGNLQGRSPRETGPKGALLVEVEAGNVPSVRPVVLAPTRWETVTLSGLSTVDTLTELEEVARSALLDQLEAGRGDTPALRDVIVRFELTGPSPLASDLDEEEAIDELEAILSDHLGVLDAEVRTRDLSPPVDVDQFRGETHLAGEVLALLDRLMEDDEALADVAPDVWASMDEDSDASNIRALVRSLDREAIARLVRSSTD, from the coding sequence ATGATTCGGTTGCTTCACCTCGCGGACGTTCATCTCGATACAGCATTCGAAGGGCGCACAGCAGAACTGCGCAAGCACTTGCGTGAATCATTGCGAACAGCCTTCGAGCGTGCCGTAGACCTCGCTATCGGCGAACCGGTCGATGTTGTCGTCATTGCCGGAGACTTGTTCGACGACGACCGACTCAGTTTTGCGACGGAGGCGTTTTTGGTTGAGCAGTGTGAGCGGCTCGATGGTGCGGGGATCCCGGTGATCTACTCGACAGGAAATCATGATCCCGGGGGGAGCAGTTATCGGGCATCCCGAATCGATTGGCCGGAGACGTTCATGTATGTGGACGATACCGAGCCGGAGACGATCGATCTTACCGGGCCAGATGGGTCCGTGGTCGGGTGCGTTACTGCGGCGGGCCATGCCTCGACCCGCGAAAGCGCGAACCTGGCGGCGACGTTTCCCGAGCGGTCCGAAGCCGATCTGCCGCACATCGGTGTGCTGCACGCTCACGTTACGAGTGCTGCGCAAGTCGATGCACACGACCGCTACGCGCCGTGTTCGGTCGACGATCTCGAGGCTTCGAACTATGACTACTGGGCGCTGGGACACATCCATCAGCGGCAGCCCGTGAATGATGAGCGTACCGCGTGGTACTGTGGCAATCTGCAGGGGCGTTCGCCGCGCGAAACCGGGCCGAAGGGAGCGCTCCTGGTAGAAGTCGAGGCGGGAAACGTGCCGTCCGTGCGTCCTGTGGTGCTCGCGCCGACCCGCTGGGAGACCGTGACGCTATCCGGTCTTTCTACAGTTGACACGCTGACTGAGCTGGAGGAGGTGGCGCGCTCGGCTCTGCTCGACCAACTCGAGGCGGGGCGTGGTGACACGCCGGCCCTGCGCGACGTCATCGTTCGGTTCGAGTTGACCGGCCCCTCTCCGCTTGCCTCCGACCTGGACGAGGAGGAGGCGATCGATGAACTGGAGGCGATCCTGTCTGATCACCTCGGTGTACTCGATGCGGAGGTGCGTACGCGTGACTTGTCGCCCCCGGTCGATGTTGATCAGTTTCGTGGCGAAACCCATTTGGCGGGGGAAGTGCTCGCCCTGCTGGACCGCCTCATGGAGGATGATGAAGCGCTCGCGGACGTAGCACCAGACGTCTGGGCGTCAATGGATGAAGACTCCGACGCCTCGAACATACGTGCGCTCGTTCGATCGCTCGACCGCGAGGCCATCGCCCGGCTCGTGCGCTCAAGCACCGACTGA
- a CDS encoding DUF481 domain-containing protein, translating into MFSERSQKGVLVCLLLGLISAATVQPTCAQVNTEKMRALDVDGFRTTLGGDVAFQSGNAVLFEVGARIRFDLRQGRHYGFLNGDVRYGEEDGERFRNRSFAHLRYAYRIIPWLIPETFTQVEQNGFTLLQLRFLYGAGVRVRYVDTDRFRLFQGTTPMLEVENLNGSQVVRHPSSTTTVRWSNYLNVRLRVSETTFFVNTTYVQPRFDTPEDVRVLNEAALGVKITDHVTLRVALQVNYDSQAPDNVEDLDVILQNGLQVSF; encoded by the coding sequence TTGTTTTCCGAACGATCGCAGAAGGGGGTTCTCGTTTGTCTGCTTCTCGGCTTGATTTCTGCGGCTACCGTGCAGCCGACCTGTGCTCAGGTTAATACCGAGAAGATGCGAGCGCTCGATGTCGATGGATTTCGGACGACGCTCGGGGGAGATGTTGCCTTTCAGTCCGGGAATGCGGTCCTGTTCGAGGTAGGGGCGAGAATCCGATTTGACCTCCGACAGGGCCGTCACTACGGTTTTCTAAACGGTGATGTGCGCTACGGCGAAGAAGATGGCGAACGGTTCCGAAATCGCTCGTTCGCTCACCTGCGATACGCGTACCGCATCATTCCGTGGCTCATACCCGAAACGTTCACTCAGGTCGAGCAAAACGGATTTACGCTGCTCCAACTGCGGTTTCTGTACGGAGCCGGTGTGCGGGTTCGGTATGTGGACACCGATCGGTTCAGACTTTTTCAGGGCACAACACCCATGCTAGAGGTGGAAAACCTCAATGGGAGTCAAGTGGTGCGTCATCCGTCCTCAACGACGACGGTCCGTTGGAGCAATTATTTGAACGTGCGCCTACGCGTGTCTGAGACGACGTTCTTTGTGAACACGACGTACGTTCAGCCACGCTTCGATACGCCAGAGGATGTCCGGGTCTTAAACGAAGCAGCGCTCGGTGTCAAGATCACCGACCACGTGACGCTGCGGGTTGCTCTCCAGGTCAACTATGATAGCCAAGCCCCGGACAATGTGGAGGACCTCGATGTGATTCTTCAGAACGGACTACAGGTTTCGTTCTAA
- a CDS encoding STAS/SEC14 domain-containing protein — protein sequence MHEIIDVPGENVAAVSLSDTLTEDDFDAVYPFIKDQVERHNTVRLLFEMDGVDGWEPEEVWDDFVFDVRHAHDVDRVAVLTDDEPFEAWMKRLDLAFPSAHVEVYETSERDSAIAWLNGEDLEVDVPSPKGQKQ from the coding sequence ATGCACGAGATTATCGACGTTCCTGGTGAAAACGTAGCCGCCGTCTCCCTTAGCGACACGCTAACCGAGGACGATTTCGACGCCGTATATCCGTTCATCAAAGATCAGGTAGAGCGCCATAACACGGTCCGGCTACTCTTCGAAATGGACGGCGTCGACGGTTGGGAGCCTGAAGAGGTCTGGGATGACTTCGTGTTCGACGTCCGCCATGCACACGACGTAGATCGCGTCGCGGTGCTAACTGATGACGAACCCTTTGAGGCGTGGATGAAACGACTGGACCTCGCCTTCCCGAGCGCGCACGTCGAAGTCTACGAAACCAGCGAACGAGACTCCGCCATCGCCTGGCTCAACGGCGAAGATCTTGAGGTGGACGTGCCATCGCCGAAGGGTCAGAAGCAATAG
- a CDS encoding ATP-binding cassette domain-containing protein — protein sequence MIQLDGITKTFADTTAVDNVTLELRSGKTTVLIGPSGCGKSTLLRLIIGLVEADAGTVTVGSHTVGPNTPPEIRHRMGYVIQDGGLFPHLTGRGNVAILARHLCWSADRVEQRTEELADLVQLPLDRLDQYPNELSGGQRQRISLMRALMLDPDVLLLDEPLGALDPMIRADLQTDLRDIFQTLDKTVVFVTHDLSEAAFVADRVVLLRKGQIVQTGPMSDLLESPATDFARDFVQAQRSILV from the coding sequence ATGATTCAGCTCGATGGCATCACGAAAACGTTCGCCGACACGACTGCTGTCGACAACGTCACGCTTGAGTTGAGGTCGGGAAAAACGACGGTGCTGATTGGTCCGAGTGGATGCGGCAAATCCACCTTACTTCGTCTCATCATCGGGCTCGTGGAGGCAGACGCAGGGACCGTGACGGTCGGATCACACACCGTAGGTCCCAATACGCCTCCCGAAATCCGCCATCGAATGGGCTACGTCATCCAAGACGGCGGGCTCTTTCCGCATCTCACCGGTCGTGGGAACGTCGCGATTCTCGCTCGCCATCTTTGCTGGTCCGCCGATCGGGTCGAGCAACGGACAGAAGAACTCGCTGACCTCGTTCAACTTCCTCTCGATCGACTCGACCAGTACCCGAATGAACTTTCTGGTGGGCAGCGTCAGCGTATTAGCCTGATGCGAGCACTGATGCTCGATCCCGATGTCTTGCTCCTCGACGAACCCCTCGGAGCACTGGACCCGATGATTCGTGCGGACCTCCAGACGGATCTGCGTGACATTTTCCAGACACTGGACAAGACGGTCGTGTTCGTCACTCACGACCTCAGCGAGGCTGCGTTCGTTGCGGATCGAGTCGTTCTTCTCCGAAAGGGACAAATCGTCCAGACCGGACCGATGAGCGACCTTTTGGAATCTCCCGCAACAGATTTCGCCCGCGACTTCGTCCAGGCTCAGAGATCAATCCTTGTATAG
- a CDS encoding glycine betaine ABC transporter substrate-binding protein, whose amino-acid sequence MLRLFALVIFCIALLSPRPTVAQKATEAEAADSTLVVGSKKFTENVILGWMATELWRAQGYTVQHRAELGGSRFLWEALRRGDIDAYPEYTGTLIQEILASTDVTRATLADTLAQYGIAMTDPLGFNNTYAIGMRADHADSLGIRTIGDLRNHPNLELGFSNEFMERGDGWPSLRRTYDLPHDARGIDHDLAYRGLRSGEIDVIDFYSTDAEIEAYDLRVLQDTRDHFPEYRALFLYRSNVSDRVPGAVQQLRRLTGRLPADTMQTLNKRAKIDGQAEQNVAAQFLNSSFDLDQTVKASTTTWVHRIAVRSTEHLTLVGLSLILAVLFGIPLGIMAARVRIVGPTVLLVVGVLYTIPALALLAVMVPIIGLGRTPAITALFLYSLLPIVWNTYTGLNDIPRGLKESAEALGLSRTAQLLRVEVPMAARSILGGIKIAAVINIGTATLGALIGAGGYGQPILTGIRRADLSLILEGTVPAAILTVFVLGALEATERGLLPRGLR is encoded by the coding sequence ATGCTCCGCCTGTTTGCCCTCGTCATTTTCTGTATTGCACTCCTTTCCCCGCGGCCCACGGTTGCTCAGAAAGCAACAGAGGCCGAGGCTGCTGACTCCACCCTCGTCGTGGGATCGAAGAAGTTCACCGAGAACGTCATTCTCGGATGGATGGCCACAGAGTTATGGAGAGCGCAGGGATACACGGTTCAACATCGCGCCGAACTCGGGGGATCGAGATTCCTCTGGGAAGCCCTCCGTCGTGGCGACATCGATGCGTACCCCGAGTACACCGGGACGCTGATCCAGGAAATTCTTGCGTCCACCGACGTCACAAGAGCTACACTGGCCGACACCCTGGCACAGTACGGGATCGCCATGACCGATCCACTCGGCTTCAACAACACGTATGCCATCGGAATGCGGGCAGACCACGCGGACTCGCTGGGCATCCGGACGATCGGTGATCTAAGGAACCATCCCAACCTCGAGCTCGGCTTCTCGAACGAATTCATGGAGCGCGGTGATGGATGGCCCTCCCTGAGGAGAACGTATGATCTACCGCACGACGCACGCGGAATCGACCATGACCTCGCCTACCGCGGGCTCCGAAGCGGTGAGATCGACGTCATCGACTTTTATTCGACCGACGCCGAAATCGAGGCCTATGACCTGCGCGTGCTCCAAGATACCCGCGACCATTTCCCCGAATACCGTGCCCTTTTTCTCTACCGGTCGAATGTGTCCGACCGAGTGCCCGGTGCAGTGCAGCAGCTCCGGCGCCTCACCGGACGCCTGCCAGCCGACACGATGCAGACCCTGAACAAACGCGCCAAGATTGACGGCCAGGCCGAGCAGAATGTTGCCGCCCAGTTTCTAAACTCGTCGTTCGACCTTGACCAAACCGTTAAAGCCTCGACCACAACCTGGGTACATCGTATTGCGGTCCGATCGACCGAACACCTCACGCTTGTTGGTCTGTCGCTTATTCTGGCTGTTCTATTCGGTATTCCTCTCGGCATTATGGCGGCGCGCGTGCGCATCGTCGGCCCGACCGTGCTGCTCGTTGTTGGCGTGTTGTATACCATTCCCGCCCTCGCCCTGCTCGCCGTGATGGTGCCAATCATCGGTCTCGGCCGTACTCCCGCGATCACGGCCCTCTTCCTGTACAGCCTGCTTCCTATCGTCTGGAATACGTACACCGGGCTCAACGATATTCCGCGTGGGCTCAAGGAATCCGCCGAAGCACTCGGCCTCTCCCGGACTGCGCAGCTTCTCCGCGTGGAAGTTCCCATGGCTGCCCGGTCGATTCTCGGAGGAATTAAGATCGCCGCCGTCATTAATATCGGAACGGCGACGCTGGGCGCCCTCATTGGAGCTGGCGGATACGGACAACCTATCCTCACAGGGATCCGCCGAGCCGATCTGAGCCTCATTCTTGAAGGCACGGTACCAGCGGCGATCCTGACCGTCTTCGTTCTCGGCGCTCTCGAAGCCACCGAACGCGGCCTGCTGCCCCGCGGTTTGCGGTGA
- a CDS encoding carboxypeptidase M32, protein MSTALADLKSRLGQIEDLKAAANVLSWDQETYMPPGGAEARAYQLSTLQTLAHEKFVADKTGELLNHAEEEVNGADPLSTDASLVRVTRRDYERDRKLPASLVSEISKTVSEAKEAWKKARAADDFDIFAPLLRRIVELNVEKAEAIGYEDEPYDALLDEYEPGMRTATVVDTFRDLRDDLVPIVDAIASSEQVDNAVLHGTYPIKQQKSFGQSVIRDLGYDFDRGREDVSAHPFTTSFSIGDVRLTTRYDESFFPAAFFSTLHEAGHGLYEQGIDPSLDRTPLADGTSLGMHESQSRLYENLVGRSRTFWSHYFDDLQNAFPEAVGDTDLDTFYRAINRVEPSLIRVESDEVTYNLHIMLRFELERGLIDGRIDVDDLPDLWREKMNDYLGVVPETDADGVLQDVHWSLGAIGYFPTYALGNLMSVQLMNTIREELSDVDGDLANGRFGPLLDWLRENVHEHGRKLTAPQLLERVTGEGLSADPWIEYVRSKFGDLYDLD, encoded by the coding sequence ATGAGCACCGCACTTGCTGATCTGAAGAGCCGCCTCGGTCAGATCGAAGACCTGAAAGCTGCAGCGAACGTGTTATCCTGGGACCAGGAAACGTATATGCCTCCCGGCGGTGCGGAAGCGCGTGCATACCAGCTGTCTACGCTCCAGACACTGGCCCACGAGAAGTTTGTCGCAGACAAGACCGGCGAGCTGCTAAACCACGCCGAAGAGGAAGTGAACGGAGCAGACCCGCTTAGCACGGATGCTAGCCTGGTCCGAGTTACGCGGCGGGATTACGAGCGGGACCGGAAGCTCCCCGCGTCTCTCGTTTCGGAAATATCCAAAACCGTCTCCGAGGCCAAAGAGGCATGGAAAAAGGCACGTGCTGCGGACGACTTCGATATCTTTGCCCCGCTCCTTCGCCGAATCGTGGAGCTGAACGTAGAGAAGGCCGAAGCGATCGGCTACGAGGACGAGCCGTACGATGCACTCCTCGACGAATACGAACCCGGGATGCGTACGGCAACGGTTGTCGACACATTCCGTGATCTGCGCGATGACCTCGTGCCGATCGTCGACGCGATCGCATCGTCTGAACAGGTTGACAATGCGGTGCTACACGGGACCTATCCCATCAAGCAGCAGAAATCATTCGGACAGTCTGTCATCCGAGATCTGGGATACGATTTTGATCGTGGGCGCGAGGACGTTTCCGCTCACCCATTTACCACATCGTTTTCAATCGGAGATGTCCGCCTTACGACGCGGTACGACGAGTCCTTCTTCCCCGCTGCGTTCTTCTCCACGCTACACGAGGCCGGTCACGGCCTGTACGAACAGGGGATCGACCCGAGCCTTGACCGCACACCGCTCGCCGATGGGACCTCTCTTGGAATGCATGAGTCGCAATCGCGTCTCTACGAGAATCTCGTCGGCCGTAGCCGGACGTTCTGGTCCCATTACTTTGATGACCTGCAGAATGCTTTTCCCGAAGCTGTAGGCGATACCGATCTCGACACCTTCTACCGCGCGATCAACCGTGTCGAGCCGTCGCTCATACGCGTCGAATCAGACGAGGTCACCTACAACCTCCACATCATGCTCCGCTTCGAACTGGAGCGCGGTCTGATCGACGGCCGCATCGATGTCGACGACCTCCCAGATCTATGGCGCGAGAAAATGAATGACTACCTCGGGGTGGTTCCAGAAACCGACGCCGACGGTGTCCTCCAGGACGTGCACTGGTCCCTCGGCGCCATCGGGTATTTCCCAACCTACGCACTCGGCAATCTGATGTCGGTGCAGCTGATGAATACGATACGGGAGGAACTCTCTGATGTAGATGGGGACCTGGCAAATGGTCGGTTCGGTCCCTTGCTCGACTGGTTGCGCGAAAACGTGCACGAGCATGGACGCAAGTTGACGGCTCCCCAACTTCTCGAACGCGTCACGGGCGAAGGCCTCTCCGCCGACCCGTGGATCGAGTACGTGAGATCGAAGTTTGGTGACCTCTACGACCTTGATTAA
- a CDS encoding ATP-dependent DNA helicase: MSLTKHQQDAYDVVYERLAAGERFTGLRGYAGTGKTFLVSQLVDQLVSEGCTVTVCAPTHKAVQVLRDQLDGGEVETQTLHSYLGLRLKPDVDGQYVLVPDGMEEERPASVVVCDEASMVGREEWEYIQASQRNLQWLFVGDPAQLPPVNEDPSPALEVEGPMLEEVHRQSTDNPILDLATKVRTGTARGFQSRFKDGIGVAITHKREAFLDTVLRTFNSDAFADNAAHARLLAYRNRTVRKYNREIRTARYGSDAPRFEKGEWLVARETWFHDGAPVVKNSEELRVTKTSITTFEADDLSEWKVWKLKVRSPYAAFNRTILVLHEEEHERYENDLERLRTRAKEDGSKWGAFYELKERFASVDYAYATTVHKAQGSTFGTVFVDHRDLQACRGPEKEALLYVAVTRPAERLALLV, translated from the coding sequence ATGTCGCTAACGAAGCATCAGCAAGACGCCTACGATGTTGTGTATGAGCGTCTCGCCGCAGGCGAGCGATTTACGGGTCTCCGAGGCTACGCGGGGACCGGGAAAACCTTTCTAGTCAGTCAACTCGTCGATCAGCTCGTATCCGAGGGCTGCACGGTCACCGTGTGCGCGCCGACGCATAAGGCGGTTCAGGTCCTACGCGACCAGCTGGATGGAGGCGAGGTCGAGACGCAAACGCTTCATTCGTATCTCGGGCTTCGTCTCAAGCCGGATGTCGATGGACAGTACGTGCTGGTTCCGGATGGGATGGAGGAAGAACGTCCCGCGAGCGTCGTTGTCTGCGACGAAGCCTCCATGGTGGGCCGTGAGGAGTGGGAGTATATCCAGGCATCGCAGCGGAATTTGCAGTGGCTCTTCGTCGGCGATCCCGCGCAGTTGCCGCCAGTAAACGAAGATCCGTCACCTGCGCTCGAAGTCGAGGGACCGATGCTGGAGGAGGTTCATCGGCAATCGACCGACAATCCGATTCTTGATCTGGCAACCAAGGTCCGTACGGGCACAGCGCGCGGCTTTCAGTCTCGATTTAAAGACGGCATCGGTGTCGCCATTACGCACAAGCGCGAGGCCTTTCTGGATACGGTTCTTCGCACGTTTAACTCCGATGCATTTGCAGATAATGCTGCCCATGCGCGTCTCCTCGCGTATCGAAATCGGACGGTGCGAAAGTACAACCGCGAGATTCGAACGGCTCGCTATGGTAGCGATGCGCCTCGTTTCGAGAAGGGGGAGTGGCTGGTTGCACGTGAGACGTGGTTCCACGACGGAGCTCCGGTCGTCAAAAATAGTGAGGAACTGCGCGTCACAAAAACATCGATCACGACATTTGAAGCCGACGACCTCAGCGAGTGGAAGGTATGGAAACTGAAAGTGCGGAGTCCGTACGCTGCCTTCAATCGCACGATTCTCGTGCTTCACGAGGAAGAGCATGAACGCTATGAGAATGACCTCGAGCGGCTCCGGACACGGGCGAAGGAGGACGGCTCGAAATGGGGGGCATTCTACGAACTCAAAGAGAGGTTTGCGTCAGTCGATTATGCCTATGCGACGACGGTCCACAAAGCGCAGGGCTCTACGTTCGGGACCGTGTTTGTAGACCATAGAGATCTTCAGGCCTGCCGAGGTCCTGAAAAAGAGGCACTTCTGTATGTAGCCGTCACCCGTCCCGCTGAGCGACTTGCGCTTCTTGTATAG
- a CDS encoding NAD-dependent epimerase/dehydratase family protein, whose protein sequence is MGNSDRPTVVIAGATGFLGTALREALRGQYRVVALTRSPIRARRNTGRREGEEWKHCDLFSPHEIEKRLQGADYAFYLAHSVHPSARLTQAEVADLDLLMADNFARSAAAQDVKQILYVGGLVPDDIPRETLPPRIRSRLEIQSTLGSTSVPLTTLRAGLIVGPGGTWLRLLLNLVRRLPAMLLPKWTEAQTQPIFVKDAIRGLITCLGEPQHYNKTYDVGGPDRMTYREMLQRTARALGLRPRPMATVPFDAPHLSKAWIRVFSGGPWSIVDPIVDSLRFQSVVSENPLQRYLEPGATPFEEAIQKSVTEDGRPLPNPRSALRTEDDAAIREDSVARSVQRLPLPPGYTARDVAHEYIRWLPRFGWPLLKCSVVGKRVCKFQLRPFGLTLLEMTYAPDQSPEGRHLFYVTGGMLADLTKGPEGRLEFRRAMNGEYIITAVHDFAPMLPWYVYNATQALAHLFVMNRFGHHLEQLSNTIPAEGRITDEIDPTEEGQPVWH, encoded by the coding sequence ATGGGCAATTCCGATCGACCCACCGTCGTCATTGCAGGTGCTACCGGCTTTCTCGGCACGGCCCTTCGGGAAGCTCTGCGTGGCCAGTATCGTGTGGTTGCGCTCACCCGGTCGCCGATCCGGGCACGCAGAAATACCGGTAGGCGAGAGGGGGAGGAATGGAAGCACTGCGACCTGTTTTCGCCACACGAGATCGAAAAGCGACTCCAGGGGGCCGACTACGCCTTCTATCTCGCACATTCCGTACACCCATCGGCACGACTGACGCAGGCAGAAGTCGCGGATCTCGATTTGCTGATGGCGGACAACTTTGCCCGCTCGGCTGCTGCGCAAGACGTAAAACAAATTCTCTATGTCGGCGGCCTCGTGCCTGACGATATTCCGCGGGAGACACTCCCTCCGCGCATTCGGAGCCGACTGGAGATTCAGTCGACACTCGGTTCGACATCTGTTCCGCTGACAACGCTTCGTGCTGGCCTAATCGTTGGGCCCGGAGGCACGTGGCTTCGGCTGCTGCTAAACCTCGTGCGTCGTCTGCCTGCGATGCTGCTGCCGAAGTGGACGGAGGCGCAGACCCAGCCGATTTTCGTCAAAGATGCGATTCGAGGCCTGATCACCTGCCTCGGTGAGCCGCAGCATTACAACAAAACGTACGATGTGGGCGGGCCGGATCGCATGACGTACCGGGAGATGCTTCAGCGGACCGCCCGCGCCCTGGGGTTACGCCCGCGACCGATGGCGACTGTGCCGTTTGACGCCCCGCATTTGTCCAAGGCCTGGATTCGCGTATTCAGTGGCGGACCGTGGTCCATCGTGGATCCGATCGTGGACAGCCTCCGCTTCCAGTCCGTCGTATCGGAAAATCCGCTTCAACGCTATCTTGAGCCTGGCGCGACGCCGTTTGAGGAGGCGATACAGAAGTCGGTGACCGAAGATGGACGCCCACTGCCGAATCCCAGATCGGCCCTGCGAACGGAAGATGACGCAGCAATCCGAGAGGATAGTGTTGCGCGGTCCGTGCAGCGACTGCCGCTTCCTCCTGGCTACACCGCGCGTGACGTCGCGCACGAATACATTCGATGGTTGCCGCGATTTGGATGGCCGCTTCTCAAGTGTTCGGTCGTGGGTAAGAGAGTGTGCAAGTTCCAGCTGCGACCGTTCGGCCTGACCTTACTGGAAATGACATATGCACCGGATCAGAGTCCGGAAGGGCGCCACCTATTCTACGTGACCGGTGGAATGCTGGCCGATCTGACAAAGGGACCGGAAGGACGGCTCGAGTTTAGACGCGCTATGAACGGCGAATACATCATCACCGCGGTGCATGATTTTGCACCCATGTTGCCGTGGTATGTCTATAACGCCACGCAGGCTCTTGCTCACCTTTTCGTCATGAATCGGTTCGGTCACCACCTCGAGCAATTGAGCAATACGATTCCTGCTGAAGGTCGTATAACGGACGAGATCGACCCCACGGAGGAAGGGCAGCCGGTCTGGCATTAG